One part of the Girardinichthys multiradiatus isolate DD_20200921_A chromosome 10, DD_fGirMul_XY1, whole genome shotgun sequence genome encodes these proteins:
- the adoa gene encoding 2-aminoethanethiol (cysteamine) dioxygenase a, whose protein sequence is MPRDNKTSLIQKVAKQAFSAFKDCRSASSGDGSVVTDKLNQLVSIVTSVRAKDLKITPPKNKPSSGAAAPQSPPVTYMHICETEVFSMGVFLLKAGTSIPLHDHPGMNGMLKVLYGKVNVRCFDKLENSLTVPPHFDPPLAPLQVTTVWRSVLRSVAEYSENSGPCLLTPVRDNLHQIDAVDGPAAFLDILAPPYNPDDGRDCHYYKVLQSVTEPESGAKVDQEQLGEKKEIKNEGWLLEIPQPEDFWCGGEPYPGPVVAI, encoded by the exons ATGCCGCGAGACAACAAAACTTCCCTGATCCAGAAAGTAGCGAAGCAGGCCTTCAGCGCGTTTAAGGACTGCAGGTCTGCCAGCAGCGGGGACGGCAGCGTCGTTACGGATAAGCTCAATCAGCTCGTCTCCATAGTTACCTCCGTCCGGGCCAAGGACCTGAAAATTACTCCGCCAAAAAACAAGCCGAGTTCCGGCGCGGCTGCACCTCAGAGCCCCCCGGTCACCTACATGCACATCTGCGAGACCGAGGTGTTCAGCATGGGGGTGTTCCTTCTTAAGGCCGGAACCTCTATCCCGCTGCACGACCACCCAGGAATGAACGGGATGCTCAAG GTTCTCTATGGAAAGGTGAACGTCAGGTGTTTTGACAAGCTCGAGAACAGCCTTACTGTCCCACCTCATTTTGACCCTCCTTTGGCTCCGCTGCAGGTGACCACAGTGTGGCGCTCTGTGCTCCGCTCTGTTGCAGAATACTCAGAGAACAGTGGGCCATGCCTCCTCACTCCTGTGCGGGATAACCTGCACCAGATTGATGCGGTGGACGGGCCGGCTGCTTTCCTGGACATCCTCGCACCTCCCTATAATCCAGATGATGGCCGGGACTGCCATTATTACAAAGTCCTGCAAAGTGTGACAGAACCAGAATCGGGTGCAAAGGTTGACCAGGAGCAGCTGGGAGAGAAGAAGGAGATCAAGAATGAGGGATGGCTTCTTGAAATCCCTCAGCCAGAGGACTTCTGGTGTGGTGGTGAACCTTACCCAGGCCCCGTGGTTGCCATCTGA
- the egr2b gene encoding early growth response protein 2b encodes MTAKTLEKVPVNLGGFVHPVADSVYSVDDLASSLPTSVAIFPNTDLGAHYDQINVAADSLMGADMIAEKRSVDLSSYSSGFSQPTSHRNQTFTYMGKFSIDSQYPGNWNPEGVINIVSGIFNVAQPPPPPPPPSSSASSSPASSGSPHHFSSGGLSCTMAAQSQADLDHHHHLYSPPPPYSSSGCGEVYQDPSAFLSTSSCPITSYPPPSYSSPKQPSSSDGPGLFPIIPDYSGFFQPACQRDMHPAAIPDRKPFVPCPLDTFRVPPPLTPLNTIRNFTLGAPGGGGSETGQPRLSSAYSPQNLPLRPILRPRKYPNRPSKTPVHERPYPCPAEGCDRRFSRSDELTRHIRIHTGHKPFQCRICMRNFSRSDHLTTHIRTHTGEKPFACDFCGRKFARSDERKRHTKIHLRQKERKASTVSSSSSSSGSSVLERPSGGISAATGICS; translated from the exons ATGACAGCTAAAACTCTGGAGAAAGTGCCGGTGAATCTCGGAGGGTTCGTGCATCCAGTGGCCGACAGCGTGTACTCCGTGGATGACCTCGCCAGCAGCCTGCCGACCTCTGTGGCCATCTTTCCCAACACCGACCTGGGAGCACATTACGACCAGATTAATGTGGCAGCAG ACAGCCTGATGGGTGCTGACATGATCGCTGAGAAGCGCTCAGTGGACCTTTCCTCCTACTCCAGCGGTTTCTCTCAACCCACATCCCATCGGAACCAGACCTTCACCTACATGGGGAAGTTCTCCATTGACTCCCAGTATCCAGGGAACTGGAACCCAGAGGGAGTCATTAACATCGTTTCTGGTATTTTCAACGTGGCCCAGCCGCCTccccctccacctcctcccTCCTCTTCAGCTTCTTCCTCCCCGGCTTCATCTGGATCTCCACATCACTTTTCCAGTGGAGGTTTGAGTTGCACCATGGCGGCTCAGAGCCAGGCAGACCTGGATCACCACCATCACCTGTACTCACCCCCGCCCCCTTACTCCTCCTCTGGCTGCGGGGAGGTGTACCAGGACCCATCGGCGTTTTTGTCCACCTCCTCTTGTCCGATAACCTCCTACCCTCCTCCCTCATACTCCTCACCCAAGCAGCCCAGCAGTTCAGACGGACCGGGCCTTTTCCCCATCATCCCTGACTACTCAGGCTTCTTTCAGCCGGCCTGCCAGCGGGATATGCACCCGGCAGCTATCCCTGATAGGAAGCCGTTCGTCCCGTGTCCTCTTGATACATTCCGAGTCCCCCCTCCCCTGACACCGCTGAACACTATCAGAAACTTTACTTTGGGAGCTCCGGGTGGTGGTGGCTCAGAAACGGGGCAGCCAAGGCTCTCCTCTGCCTACAGCCCACAGAACCTGCCCCTCAGGCCGATCCTGCGGCCAAGAAAATACCCGAACAGACCCAGCAAAACGCCCGTTCATGAGCGGCCGTACCCGTGTCCGGCGGAAGGATGTGATCGGCGGTTCTCCCGCTCCGACGAACTAACCAGACACATCCGCATCCACACTGGGCATAAGCCCTTCCAGTGTCGAATCTGCATGCGGAACTTCAGCCGCAGCGACCACCTCACCACGCACATCCGCACGCATACGGGAGAGAAGCCGTTTGCCTGCGACTTCTGCGGCCGCAAGTTCGCTCGGAGCGACGAGAGGAAGAGACACACTAAGATCCACCTGCGGCAGAAAGAGAGGAAGGCGTCCACAGTgtcttcttcatcctcatcatctgGAAGCTCCGTGTTGGAGCGTCCGTCAGGCGGCATCAGCGCAGCCACTGGGATCTGTTCCTAG